In the genome of Halalkalicoccus subterraneus, one region contains:
- a CDS encoding glycosyltransferase family 4 protein, which translates to MKLLRIAQKCYPDVKGGGPYHVHALSRDQAARGHDVTVLTVDHTDRPRRERRDGYTVVRRSPTASLLGNDISTGIARELATLDSYDVLHAHSHLYFSTNLAALRRAVGGPPLAITNHGLYSQNAPQQLFEWYLRTAGRWTFDRADTVFCYTDTERTRLRELGVRTPIEVIPNGIDTDRFRPAGERSEHIAPGPAVLFVGRLVDGKRPQDALDAVAQLRARYPDVHLYFCGDGPLREELEASVTERGLTGAVTFLGQRPYDEMPAIYRAADALVLPSRAEGVPRTVLEAMASGLPVVTSDLEQITSIVEAGGYTAPIGETGKLAERLATALEERPDGREYVEREHRWETTVEATTRALERLAD; encoded by the coding sequence GTGAAGCTCCTTCGGATCGCACAGAAGTGCTACCCCGACGTGAAGGGCGGGGGGCCGTATCACGTCCACGCGCTGAGCCGCGATCAGGCCGCACGCGGCCACGACGTGACCGTCCTGACGGTCGATCACACGGACCGACCGCGACGCGAACGGCGTGACGGCTACACCGTCGTCCGCCGTTCGCCGACGGCGAGCCTGCTGGGAAACGATATCTCGACGGGCATCGCCCGCGAGTTGGCGACGCTCGACTCGTACGACGTGTTGCACGCCCATTCGCATCTGTACTTCTCGACGAACCTCGCGGCGCTCCGGCGGGCGGTCGGGGGACCACCGCTGGCCATCACCAACCACGGACTGTACTCCCAGAACGCCCCCCAACAGCTCTTCGAGTGGTATCTCCGGACGGCGGGCCGGTGGACGTTCGATCGGGCTGACACCGTCTTCTGTTATACCGACACCGAACGAACGCGCCTTCGCGAGCTCGGGGTCCGGACCCCGATCGAGGTGATCCCGAACGGAATCGATACGGACCGGTTTCGGCCCGCGGGCGAGCGCAGCGAGCACATCGCTCCGGGACCGGCCGTCCTCTTCGTCGGGCGGCTCGTCGACGGGAAACGACCGCAGGACGCGCTCGACGCCGTCGCGCAACTGCGGGCGCGATACCCGGACGTCCACCTGTATTTCTGCGGGGACGGACCGCTGCGCGAGGAGCTCGAAGCGAGCGTCACGGAGCGCGGGCTGACGGGGGCGGTGACGTTCCTCGGACAGCGCCCGTACGACGAGATGCCGGCGATCTACCGGGCGGCCGACGCGCTCGTCCTGCCGAGCCGCGCCGAGGGCGTCCCGCGGACGGTGCTCGAAGCGATGGCGAGCGGCCTCCCGGTCGTCACCTCGGACCTCGAACAGATCACATCGATCGTCGAGGCCGGCGGCTACACCGCCCCGATCGGCGAGACAGGGAAGCTGGCCGAGCGGCTCGCGACGGCGCTCGAGGAACGACCCGACGGGCGCGAGTACGTCGAACGCGAACACCGGTGGGAAACGACCGTCGAGGCGACGACCCGAGCGCTCGAGCGGCTGGCGGACTGA
- a CDS encoding sugar transferase, which yields MGWRYRLVNLGGVLLLTALAFSLATSPPVQVIDTTYRSFLNGSSFLRPGQTDTIALVSAVAVVVGSFLTLSDPQTDRRLDTVVHTETRVLRAAVLLATLGYFNWVSVPQTTLVMATGLLLIVLPVWLAVVRARPVERRDRALVIGTDAAQIERMIAAADVPVVGYLSPASVERTTASRSMAIADGGITRPSVGRLGGLSRIDAALDEHGIDTVLLALPETDRGEFFGTLTLCRERGVRVKTFADHGVDVFVSDEDEDDELIVVDLDPWNMQDHVVKRLFDVAFAAVGLVLLAPVFVLIAIAVKLDSPGPVFYVQERTAVFGETFAVPKFRTMRRDSEATDLGSDEENGRITRAGRLLRESNLDELPQLLSILTGRMSAVGPRAIWIDEERRFEAAIPGWKCRWFVKPGLTGLAQIHDASSREPRRKLDYDLEYIDSQSARLDVAIVLQQVRLVVTRVRSLLIEGSESR from the coding sequence ATGGGGTGGCGATATCGACTCGTGAACCTGGGCGGGGTGCTCCTCTTGACGGCACTAGCCTTTAGCCTCGCCACCAGTCCACCAGTTCAGGTCATCGACACGACATATCGCTCATTTCTCAATGGTTCGTCATTTCTCCGACCGGGACAGACGGACACGATCGCGCTGGTCAGTGCCGTCGCCGTCGTCGTCGGGTCGTTCCTCACGCTATCCGACCCGCAGACTGACCGGCGACTCGATACGGTCGTCCACACCGAGACGCGCGTCCTCCGCGCCGCGGTTCTCCTAGCGACGCTCGGATATTTTAACTGGGTGTCCGTACCGCAGACGACGCTCGTGATGGCGACAGGACTGCTGTTGATCGTCCTGCCCGTGTGGCTGGCGGTCGTCCGCGCACGGCCCGTCGAACGGCGTGATCGAGCGCTTGTTATCGGAACGGACGCCGCGCAGATCGAGCGGATGATCGCCGCGGCGGACGTGCCGGTCGTCGGCTATCTCTCGCCGGCAAGCGTAGAACGAACGACGGCGTCCCGATCGATGGCGATCGCCGACGGGGGGATCACACGCCCGAGTGTCGGACGACTCGGCGGACTCTCGCGGATCGACGCCGCCCTCGACGAACACGGAATCGACACCGTGTTACTCGCCCTGCCGGAGACCGACCGGGGGGAGTTCTTCGGGACACTGACGCTCTGTCGCGAGCGCGGCGTGCGGGTAAAGACGTTCGCGGACCACGGCGTCGACGTCTTCGTGAGCGACGAAGACGAGGACGACGAACTGATCGTGGTGGATCTGGACCCCTGGAACATGCAGGATCACGTCGTGAAGCGCCTGTTCGATGTCGCGTTCGCCGCCGTTGGGCTCGTGCTGCTCGCACCGGTGTTCGTGCTCATCGCGATCGCCGTCAAACTCGACAGTCCCGGGCCCGTCTTCTACGTTCAGGAGCGAACCGCCGTCTTCGGCGAGACGTTCGCGGTCCCGAAATTCCGGACGATGCGGCGCGACAGCGAGGCGACCGATCTCGGCAGCGACGAGGAGAACGGTCGAATCACGCGGGCCGGCCGCCTGCTTCGCGAGTCGAACCTCGACGAGCTCCCGCAGCTGCTGTCGATCCTCACCGGACGGATGAGCGCGGTCGGCCCGCGGGCGATCTGGATCGACGAGGAACGGCGCTTCGAGGCGGCCATTCCCGGCTGGAAGTGCCGCTGGTTCGTCAAACCGGGTCTGACCGGCCTCGCACAGATCCACGACGCCTCGAGCAGGGAGCCTCGCAGGAAACTCGACTACGACCTCGAGTACATCGACAGCCAGTCGGCCCGGCTCGATGTCGCCATCGTGCTCCAGCAGGTCCGGCTCGTGGTGACTCGCGTGCGTTCGCTACTGATCGAGGGGTCGGAAAGTCGATGA
- a CDS encoding sulfatase family protein, whose product MGQRRPNVVFVVMDTARVANATDPHVMPNLNAIAEAGARVTNAFATAPWTLPSHASMFTGQYTAEHGTDADTKSFDPAVPTLAARLQTTGYQTVAVSNNTWVSPEFGFDDGFEEFLVGWELLAGGTDLASISKSETGFVDRTRAVLGELRAEGGHRTLVNALYTRFLRRAYDDGAWMTNYRIGRWLEQQREPDRPFFLFVNYLEPHLQYDPPRRFRERFVSEERATDVNQDAWAYVTGLTDMSDREFETLEALYEAELNYLDHRIGRLYDRLNHHELLEDTVLVLVGDHGENIGDHGLMDHQYSLHDSLLHVPLVMHYPERIDAGTTVSDLVELRDLYPTILDLAGVATPTAETVSTTGILSDGASRERVIAEYLTPQPSMEALERTLGTLPASARRYDRALRSIRTDEWKLIEASDGKHELYRIDEDPDETIDLAAEREDVRDRLCERLYEERGPRSFEGESKSETNTSMAAATRERLDDLGYLQ is encoded by the coding sequence ATGGGACAGCGCCGGCCGAACGTCGTGTTCGTCGTGATGGATACGGCCCGCGTCGCGAACGCGACCGATCCGCACGTCATGCCAAACCTGAACGCGATCGCCGAGGCGGGCGCGAGGGTAACGAACGCCTTCGCGACGGCGCCGTGGACGCTGCCGTCGCACGCGTCGATGTTCACCGGCCAGTACACCGCCGAGCACGGGACGGACGCGGACACGAAATCGTTCGATCCCGCGGTACCGACGCTCGCGGCCCGCCTCCAAACGACTGGCTATCAGACCGTCGCGGTGTCGAACAACACCTGGGTGAGCCCGGAGTTCGGGTTCGACGACGGGTTCGAGGAGTTTCTCGTCGGCTGGGAGCTCCTCGCGGGCGGGACCGACCTCGCCTCGATCTCGAAATCCGAGACGGGGTTCGTCGACCGAACGCGGGCCGTACTCGGCGAACTCCGCGCCGAAGGCGGGCACCGAACGCTCGTCAACGCCCTCTATACGCGCTTTCTGCGGCGGGCGTACGACGACGGCGCCTGGATGACGAACTACCGGATCGGGCGCTGGCTCGAACAGCAACGAGAGCCCGACCGACCGTTTTTCCTGTTCGTCAATTATCTCGAACCGCACCTCCAATACGATCCCCCGCGGCGCTTTCGCGAGCGGTTCGTCTCCGAGGAACGTGCCACGGACGTAAACCAGGACGCGTGGGCCTACGTCACGGGGCTGACCGACATGAGCGATCGGGAGTTCGAGACGCTCGAGGCGCTGTACGAGGCGGAGCTCAACTACCTCGACCACCGGATCGGCCGACTTTACGACCGACTGAACCACCACGAACTGCTCGAGGACACCGTACTCGTGCTCGTCGGCGATCACGGCGAGAACATCGGCGATCACGGGCTGATGGACCACCAGTACAGCCTCCACGACAGCCTGTTGCACGTCCCGCTGGTGATGCACTACCCCGAACGCATCGACGCCGGGACGACCGTGAGCGATCTCGTCGAACTGCGCGACCTCTATCCGACGATCCTCGACCTCGCCGGTGTAGCGACACCCACAGCGGAAACCGTTTCGACCACGGGGATCCTATCGGATGGTGCGTCCCGCGAGCGTGTCATCGCCGAGTATCTCACGCCACAGCCGTCGATGGAGGCACTCGAGCGAACGCTGGGAACGCTGCCCGCCTCCGCACGCCGCTACGACCGGGCGCTTCGCAGCATCCGCACCGACGAATGGAAACTGATCGAGGCGAGCGACGGGAAGCATGAGCTCTACCGGATCGACGAGGATCCGGACGAAACGATCGATCTCGCGGCCGAACGCGAAGACGTCCGGGATCGGCTGTGCGAGCGACTGTACGAGGAGCGGGGCCCGCGTTCCTTTGAAGGAGAGTCGAAATCGGAAACGAACACGTCGATGGCGGCAGCGACGCGCGAGCGCCTCGACGACCTGGGCTACCTGCAGTGA
- a CDS encoding GDP-mannose 4,6-dehydratase, translated as MDLLVTGGAGFIGGHLSARFLRRGHDVTVLDNLDPDYNHDLKQRVLERCRRSAAEGDGRYELVFGDIRDAKTVEKAVSTADYIFHQAAQTGVRTSVEIPTKLNETNVDGTINVLEAARNSDIERVVVASSSSVYGKPQYLPYDEVHPTTPVSPYGVSKLAAEQYVRVYSEIYGLPTVSLRYFTVYGPWMRPNMAISNFVSRCLHGESPVIYGDGSQTRDFTYVDDILWANERLLETDVADGEIMNVGSTDNIDIKTLAEVVRDQLAPELELQYGERNEADAEHTHADISKANELLGYEPTTDIREGVSKFIEWYRANEGWYDPLVRNS; from the coding sequence ATGGACCTTCTCGTGACTGGGGGAGCAGGATTTATCGGCGGTCACCTCTCTGCACGGTTTCTCCGGCGTGGCCACGATGTGACTGTGCTCGATAATCTCGATCCGGACTACAACCACGATCTCAAACAACGTGTTCTCGAACGCTGTCGTCGATCGGCCGCCGAGGGGGATGGACGGTACGAACTGGTATTCGGGGACATTCGCGATGCGAAAACCGTAGAGAAGGCCGTTTCAACCGCTGATTACATCTTTCATCAGGCCGCTCAGACGGGCGTCCGCACCAGTGTCGAGATCCCGACCAAGCTCAACGAAACGAACGTGGACGGAACGATCAACGTCCTCGAAGCCGCTCGTAACAGCGATATCGAGCGGGTCGTCGTCGCGAGCTCCTCGTCCGTGTACGGCAAACCCCAGTACTTGCCCTACGACGAGGTCCATCCCACGACGCCGGTTAGCCCCTATGGCGTCTCGAAACTCGCGGCGGAGCAGTACGTCCGGGTGTATTCCGAGATCTATGGGCTGCCCACCGTGTCCCTGCGCTACTTCACCGTCTATGGCCCATGGATGCGCCCCAACATGGCGATCTCGAACTTCGTCTCGCGCTGTCTGCATGGAGAGTCGCCCGTCATCTACGGCGACGGCTCACAAACGCGGGATTTCACCTACGTCGACGACATCCTCTGGGCGAACGAACGGCTCCTCGAAACGGACGTTGCCGACGGGGAGATCATGAACGTCGGCAGTACCGACAACATCGATATCAAAACGCTCGCGGAGGTCGTTCGCGATCAGCTCGCCCCCGAACTCGAGCTCCAGTACGGCGAGCGAAACGAGGCCGACGCCGAACACACCCATGCCGACATCTCGAAAGCCAACGAACTGCTGGGCTACGAACCGACGACGGACATTCGCGAGGGCGTCTCGAAGTTCATCGAGTGGTATCGAGCGAACGAGGGCTGGTACGATCCGCTGGTTCGGAATTCGTAG
- a CDS encoding DUF2061 domain-containing protein, translated as MEGVGGSLTVSGAWLIIGDVSDALNIGRVTNVVKTGTYYLYERTWGSQGYLTFAGLRSPLPRGTESVA; from the coding sequence GTGGAGGGAGTCGGCGGATCACTCACAGTCAGCGGTGCTTGGCTGATCATCGGAGATGTGAGCGATGCGCTGAATATCGGTCGCGTAACGAACGTCGTGAAGACGGGAACGTACTACCTCTATGAGCGAACGTGGGGGTCACAGGGCTACCTGACGTTTGCTGGGCTACGTTCTCCATTGCCCAGGGGAACTGAATCAGTGGCGTGA